A window of the Microtus pennsylvanicus isolate mMicPen1 chromosome 4, mMicPen1.hap1, whole genome shotgun sequence genome harbors these coding sequences:
- the Pou4f3 gene encoding POU domain, class 4, transcription factor 3 — MMAMNAKQPFGMHPVLQEPKFSSLHSGSEAMRRVCLPAPQLQGNIFGSFDESLLARAEALAAVDIVSHGKNHPFKPDATYHTMSSVPCTSTSPTVPISHPAALTSHPHHAVHQGLEGDLLEHISPTLSVSGLGAPEHSVMPAQIHPHHLGAMGHLHQAMGMSHPHAVAPHSAMPACLSDVESDPRELEAFAERFKQRRIKLGVTQADVGAALANLKIPGVGSLSQSTICRFESLTLSHNNMIALKPVLQAWLEEAEAAYREKNSKPELFNGSERKRKRTSIAAPEKRSLEAYFAIQPRPSSEKIAAIAEKLDLKKNVVRVWFCNQRQKQKRMKYSAVH, encoded by the exons ATGATGGCCATGAACGCCAAGCAGCCTTTCGGAATGCACCCCGTGCTGCAAGAACCCAAATTCTCCAGCCTGCACTCCGGCTCTGAGGCCATGCGCCGAGTTTGTCTCCCAGCCCCGCAG CTGCAGGGTAATATATTTGGAAGCTTTGATGAGAGCCTGCTGGCACGCGCGGAAGCTCTGGCGGCTGTGGATATCGTCTCCCACGGCAAGAACCATCCGTTCAAGCCCGACGCCACCTACCATACCATGAGCAGCGTGCCCTGCACGTCCACCTCGCCCACGGTGCCCATCTCCCACCCGGCTGCACTCACCTCGCACCCTCATCACGCGGTGCATCAGGGCCTCGAGGGCGACTTATTGGAGCACATCTCTCCCACGCTGAGCGTGAGCGGCCTGGGGGCCCCGGAGCACTCGGTGATGCCTGCGCAGATTCACCCACACCATCTAGGTGCCATGGGCCACTTGCACCAGGCCATGGGCATGAGTCACCCGCATGCCGTAGCGCCTCACAGTGCCATGCCTGCGTGTCTCAGCGATGTGGAGTCAGACCCTCGAGAGCTGGAAGCCTTCGCCGAGCGCTTCAAGCAGAGGCGCATCAAGTTGGGGGTAACCCAGGCGGACGTGGGCGCAGCTTTAGCCAATCTCAAGATCCCTGGCGTGGGTTCGCTCAGTCAGAGCACCATCTGCAGGTTCGAATCTCTTACCCTGTCGCACAACAACATGATCGCGCTCAAGCCTGTCCTCCAGGCCTGGCTGGAGGAGGCGGAGGCCGCCTACCGAGAGAAGAACAGCAAGCCAGAGCTCTTCAATGGCAGTGAGAGGAAGCGCAAACGCACGTCCATTGCTGCCCCAGAGAAGCGCTCACTCGAAGCCTATTTTGCCATCCAGCCACGTCCTTCATCCGAGAAGATCGCAGCCATCGCTGAGAAACTGGACCTTAAAAAGAATGTGGTGAGGGTCTGGTTCTGTaaccagagacagaaacagaaacgaATGAAGTATTCAGCTGTCCACTGA